Proteins from a single region of Erythrobacter sp.:
- a CDS encoding elongation factor P — MRTRTIIILTIFAAAIAAFGSGYADAQDRKDAVPGARPLAAADGGMLATLQRGEWECALPGDAGGEAYVVVPEEGFRIGNASSYRNAEGRGIYLLRGNSLVFTRGPKQNERYTVLGENTLRKLAADGSDSKLICTRLGNAR; from the coding sequence ATGCGAACCCGCACCATCATCATCCTCACGATCTTTGCCGCAGCGATTGCCGCCTTCGGATCGGGCTATGCCGATGCGCAGGACCGCAAGGATGCCGTCCCCGGTGCCCGCCCGCTGGCGGCGGCGGACGGAGGGATGCTGGCAACGCTCCAGCGCGGCGAGTGGGAATGTGCCCTGCCCGGCGATGCAGGGGGCGAGGCCTATGTGGTGGTGCCCGAAGAAGGCTTCCGCATCGGCAATGCGTCAAGCTATCGCAACGCGGAGGGGCGGGGCATCTATCTGCTGCGCGGCAACAGCCTCGTCTTTACCCGCGGCCCCAAGCAGAACGAGCGCTACACCGTGCTGGGCGAGAACACCCTGCGCAAGCTCGCCGCGGACGGCAGCGACAGCAAGCTGATCTGCACAAGGCTCGGCAACGCGCGTTAA
- a CDS encoding fructose bisphosphate aldolase gives MNTLDMTTRIATGQGFIAALDQSGGSTPKALRGYGVEDHEWSGDDEMFAQIHAMRARVITSPCFGSGKVIGAILFEKTMDGMVDGKTTGDALKARGVVPFIKVDEGLADEADGVQLMKPMVKLAALLEKSVAAGMFGTKMRSVIKSANPAGIAAVVAQQFEVGAQIIAAGLMPIIEPEYDITSEDRVAGEAILLAEITRHLDALPEGQQVMLKLSIPATTGLYTPLVNHPRVLRVVALSGGFSTDDACSRLAQNPGMIASFSRGLLQDLRKGQSDEEFNTVLGQAIDQIASASV, from the coding sequence ATGAACACCCTCGACATGACGACCCGCATCGCCACCGGACAGGGGTTCATCGCGGCGCTGGACCAGTCGGGCGGCTCGACCCCCAAGGCTCTGCGCGGTTACGGGGTGGAGGATCACGAGTGGTCGGGCGATGACGAGATGTTCGCCCAGATCCACGCGATGCGCGCGCGGGTCATCACCTCGCCCTGTTTCGGCAGCGGCAAGGTGATCGGCGCGATCCTGTTCGAAAAGACCATGGACGGCATGGTTGACGGCAAGACCACCGGCGATGCGCTGAAGGCGCGCGGGGTCGTGCCCTTCATCAAGGTCGATGAAGGCCTCGCCGATGAAGCCGACGGCGTGCAGTTGATGAAGCCGATGGTGAAGCTGGCGGCGCTGCTTGAAAAGTCGGTGGCGGCGGGCATGTTCGGCACCAAGATGCGCTCGGTGATCAAGTCGGCCAATCCCGCCGGTATCGCCGCCGTTGTCGCCCAGCAGTTCGAAGTGGGCGCGCAGATCATCGCTGCCGGTCTGATGCCGATCATCGAGCCCGAGTACGACATCACCTCGGAAGACCGCGTGGCGGGTGAGGCGATCCTGCTCGCCGAGATCACCAGGCATCTCGATGCCCTGCCGGAGGGCCAGCAGGTGATGCTCAAGCTCTCGATCCCCGCCACCACCGGCCTCTACACCCCGCTGGTGAACCACCCCAGGGTGCTGCGCGTCGTCGCGCTCTCGGGCGGGTTTTCGACCGATGATGCCTGTTCGCGCCTCGCCCAGAACCCGGGCATGATCGCCAGCTTCAGCCGCGGCCTCTTGCAGGACCTGCGCAAGGGCCAGTCGGACGAGGAGTTCAACACCGTCCTCGGTCAGGCGATCGACCAGATCGCCAGCGCCAGCGTGTGA
- a CDS encoding PaaI family thioesterase gives MSEAVETSYGLLSVMEEGEFAGWRFWNGDPFETRSGPFYYRREDDGSYVSAFRAEARHMNGGGFMHGGCMLTFADFALFAIATDVLDGDHAVTLNLSGDFLGSVQQGALVEARGEVTRGGGKTIFVRGLVTGDGQPALSFTGIIRRLSKR, from the coding sequence ATGAGCGAAGCGGTCGAAACCTCCTACGGGCTCCTCAGCGTGATGGAGGAGGGCGAATTTGCCGGATGGCGGTTCTGGAACGGCGATCCCTTCGAGACGCGCTCCGGCCCCTTCTATTACCGCCGCGAGGATGACGGCTCCTACGTGAGCGCCTTCCGCGCAGAGGCGCGCCACATGAACGGCGGCGGCTTCATGCATGGCGGCTGCATGCTGACCTTCGCCGATTTCGCGCTGTTCGCGATCGCCACCGATGTGCTTGATGGCGATCACGCGGTGACATTGAATCTTTCGGGCGATTTCCTCGGCTCGGTGCAGCAGGGCGCGCTGGTCGAGGCGCGCGGCGAGGTGACGCGCGGCGGGGGCAAGACGATCTTCGTGCGCGGGCTGGTGACGGGTGACGGGCAACCGGCGCTGAGCTTCACCGGCATTATCCGCCGCCTGTCCAAGAGATAA
- a CDS encoding nuclear transport factor 2 family protein, with translation MALVEAEIEALELRFMRAWVAGDAKELKKLLARDFMAMVGTMPPQLLDRPSFLAGAERGFSCTKFNYREVFVRRHGKTAWFVAGAELELGLGLKGWTGPFLVTALWRKGTIGGWKLAERSIARLDPAETLAASVAKLQLWK, from the coding sequence ATGGCGCTGGTCGAAGCCGAGATCGAGGCGCTGGAGCTGCGCTTCATGCGCGCCTGGGTGGCAGGCGATGCCAAGGAGCTGAAGAAGCTCCTCGCCCGCGATTTCATGGCGATGGTGGGCACCATGCCGCCGCAGCTGCTGGACCGGCCGAGCTTTCTGGCCGGGGCCGAGCGCGGCTTTTCCTGCACCAAGTTCAACTATCGCGAGGTTTTCGTGCGTCGTCACGGCAAGACCGCGTGGTTCGTCGCCGGAGCCGAGCTGGAGCTGGGCCTGGGGCTCAAGGGCTGGACGGGGCCGTTCCTTGTCACCGCCCTGTGGCGCAAGGGTACCATCGGCGGGTGGAAACTGGCCGAGCGCAGCATCGCACGGCTCGATCCCGCCGAAACCCTCGCGGCCTCGGTCGCCAAGCTGCAATTGTGGAAATAG
- the efp gene encoding elongation factor P: MKISGVDIRPGNILEYEKGIWKVAKIQHTQPGKGGAYMQVEMKNLQDGRKTNVRFRSADTVERVRLDTKEFQFLYAEGDDLVFMDNDTYEQITLPGDLLGDARPFLQDGMQVNLELWDEKPISVELPAQVEATIVEADAVVKGQTASSSYKPAILDNGVRIMVPPHIGSGTRIIVDVYEQAYVGKAG; this comes from the coding sequence ATGAAGATCAGCGGCGTCGATATTCGCCCCGGCAATATCCTTGAGTATGAAAAAGGCATCTGGAAAGTCGCCAAGATCCAGCACACCCAGCCCGGCAAGGGCGGGGCCTATATGCAGGTCGAAATGAAGAACCTGCAGGATGGCCGCAAGACCAACGTGCGCTTCCGCAGCGCCGACACGGTCGAACGCGTGCGCCTCGATACGAAGGAATTCCAGTTCCTCTATGCCGAGGGCGATGACCTCGTCTTCATGGACAACGACACCTACGAGCAGATCACGCTGCCGGGCGACCTGCTCGGTGATGCCCGCCCGTTCCTTCAGGACGGGATGCAGGTGAACCTCGAACTGTGGGACGAAAAGCCTATCTCGGTCGAACTGCCCGCGCAGGTTGAAGCCACAATCGTTGAAGCGGACGCGGTGGTGAAGGGGCAGACCGCCTCGTCGAGCTACAAGCCCGCGATCCTCGATAACGGCGTGCGCATCATGGTGCCGCCGCACATCGGCAGCGGCACGCGCATCATCGTCGATGTCTACGAGCAAGCCTACGTCGGCAAGGCCGGCTGA
- a CDS encoding phosphoglycerate kinase, producing MPKFKTLDDLPADLTGQVALVRVDLNLPMKDGSATDVTRVEAVKPTIIELADKGAKVLLLAHFGRPGGQRSSTLSTSMVIGDVETVLGREIMFIPEIAGPVVEQAVGDILRPGDIGLLDNTRFWPGEEANDPALAAAIAAHGTIYVNDAFSAAHRAHATTEGLAHVLPAYAGRSMEAELKALDAALGTPQQPVAAVVGGAKVSTKLAVLENLVGKVQHLIIGGGMANTFLAARGVDVGKSLCEHDLASTVARIMDEADHAGCTVHLPYDVVVAKEFAANPPSLRVCNVHEVAADEMILDVGPQAVEALADVLKTCRTLVWNGPLGAFETEPFDAATVALARTAAALTLEGSLISVAGGGDTVAALAAAGVESDFTYISTAGGAFLEWMEGRVLPGVAALEG from the coding sequence GTGCCCAAGTTCAAGACCCTCGATGATCTGCCCGCCGATCTGACCGGCCAAGTCGCGCTGGTGCGCGTCGATCTCAACCTGCCGATGAAGGATGGCTCGGCCACCGACGTCACCCGTGTGGAGGCGGTGAAGCCCACGATCATCGAACTCGCCGACAAGGGCGCCAAGGTGCTGCTGCTGGCCCATTTCGGACGGCCGGGCGGCCAGCGCTCTTCGACGCTCTCCACCAGCATGGTGATCGGCGATGTCGAGACGGTGCTGGGGCGCGAGATCATGTTCATTCCCGAGATCGCCGGGCCGGTGGTCGAACAGGCGGTAGGCGATATCCTGCGCCCCGGTGATATCGGCCTGCTCGACAACACCCGCTTCTGGCCGGGCGAGGAAGCCAATGATCCGGCGCTCGCTGCCGCGATTGCCGCGCATGGCACGATCTACGTCAACGATGCCTTCTCCGCCGCGCACCGCGCCCATGCCACCACCGAGGGGCTGGCCCACGTCCTGCCGGCCTATGCGGGCCGATCGATGGAAGCCGAATTGAAGGCATTGGACGCCGCCCTCGGCACGCCGCAGCAGCCGGTTGCGGCGGTCGTCGGCGGGGCCAAGGTCTCGACCAAGCTGGCCGTGCTCGAAAACCTCGTGGGCAAGGTCCAGCACCTGATTATCGGCGGCGGCATGGCCAACACCTTCCTCGCCGCGCGCGGTGTGGATGTGGGCAAGAGCCTGTGCGAGCATGACCTTGCCTCCACTGTGGCGCGGATCATGGACGAGGCCGATCACGCCGGCTGCACCGTCCACCTGCCTTACGATGTGGTGGTGGCCAAGGAATTTGCCGCCAATCCCCCGTCCTTGCGCGTCTGCAACGTCCACGAGGTCGCCGCTGACGAGATGATCCTCGATGTCGGCCCGCAGGCTGTGGAAGCCCTGGCGGACGTGCTCAAGACCTGCCGCACGCTGGTGTGGAACGGGCCGCTGGGCGCCTTCGAGACCGAGCCTTTCGATGCCGCCACGGTTGCGCTGGCACGCACGGCGGCTGCGCTGACGCTCGAAGGCTCGCTCATCAGCGTGGCGGGCGGGGGCGACACGGTCGCAGCGCTGGCGGCGGCGGGCGTGGAGTCGGACTTCACCTATATCTCGACAGCGGGCGGCGCCTTCCTCGAATGGATGGAAGGCCGCGTGCTGCCGGGCGTCGCCGCGCTCGAGGGCTGA
- the thiE gene encoding thiamine phosphate synthase — protein MTDTQLYLISPLEVGGDFPQRLERALAAGKGLVTAFQFRVKGVDQHSAAALAAPLQAICAAQDVAFIVNDSVALAKRLKADGVHLGQGDGAPREAREELGREAQIGVTCHASRHMAMEAGEAGADYVAFGAFYPSTTKDKGPDAEVPEPELLTWWSQIFEIPCVAIGGITPDNCAPLVAAGADFLAVSGAVWGGDEVAAIEAFAKAIEAAR, from the coding sequence ATGACCGATACGCAGCTCTATCTCATCTCCCCGCTCGAGGTTGGCGGGGACTTTCCGCAGCGGCTCGAACGCGCTCTGGCGGCGGGCAAGGGGCTGGTGACCGCCTTCCAGTTCCGCGTGAAGGGTGTCGACCAGCACAGCGCCGCCGCGCTCGCCGCGCCGCTTCAGGCGATCTGCGCCGCGCAAGACGTCGCCTTCATCGTCAATGATTCGGTCGCGCTGGCCAAGCGGTTGAAGGCCGACGGGGTGCATCTGGGGCAGGGCGACGGCGCGCCGCGCGAGGCGCGCGAGGAATTGGGGCGCGAGGCGCAGATCGGCGTCACCTGCCACGCCAGCCGCCACATGGCGATGGAAGCGGGCGAGGCAGGCGCGGACTATGTCGCCTTCGGTGCCTTCTATCCCTCGACCACCAAGGATAAGGGGCCGGACGCCGAGGTGCCCGAGCCCGAACTGCTCACATGGTGGAGCCAGATCTTCGAAATCCCCTGCGTCGCCATCGGCGGCATCACGCCCGATAACTGCGCGCCGCTGGTTGCAGCAGGTGCGGATTTCCTCGCCGTGTCAGGCGCGGTGTGGGGCGGGGATGAAGTCGCCGCGATTGAAGCTTTCGCGAAGGCTATCGAAGCCGCACGTTAA